A genomic window from Flavobacterium johnsoniae includes:
- a CDS encoding alpha/beta hydrolase: MNNFYALAFSLLFFTSIFSQKNKTKIVETSKPFVLGVIDEIQSKELGEKRILNIYLPEGYKGEEATKYPVIYLLDGSADEDFIHISGLVQFNSFEWINQVPKSIVVGIATVDRRRDFTFPTTVENDKTRFPTTGHSDQFIAFIEKELQPFIDKKYKTNESKMIIGQSLGGLLETEILFKKPSLFNKYVIVSPSLWWDNGSLLNSDSEILKENFNQKIEIYIAVGKEGLTPTAIPRVMEVDANLLAEKIKLSKSKNIKLYFDYFPEENHGTILHPAVANSFKFFYPIDKK; this comes from the coding sequence ATGAACAATTTTTACGCTCTGGCTTTTTCTCTTTTATTTTTTACTTCAATATTCAGCCAAAAAAACAAAACTAAAATTGTTGAAACTTCTAAACCTTTTGTTTTAGGTGTTATTGACGAAATTCAATCAAAAGAATTAGGAGAAAAAAGAATCTTAAATATTTATCTTCCAGAAGGATATAAAGGAGAAGAAGCTACAAAATACCCGGTTATTTATTTGTTAGATGGTTCTGCCGATGAAGATTTTATTCATATTTCTGGATTAGTTCAATTTAATAGTTTTGAATGGATCAATCAAGTTCCAAAATCGATTGTTGTAGGTATTGCAACTGTCGACAGACGTAGAGATTTTACATTTCCTACAACGGTAGAAAATGATAAAACTCGTTTTCCAACCACAGGTCATTCTGATCAATTTATAGCTTTTATAGAAAAAGAATTACAACCTTTTATTGATAAAAAATATAAAACCAACGAATCAAAAATGATTATTGGTCAATCTCTTGGCGGATTATTGGAAACAGAAATCTTATTTAAAAAACCTTCTCTTTTTAATAAATACGTTATCGTTAGTCCGAGTTTATGGTGGGATAATGGCTCTTTATTAAATTCAGATTCTGAAATATTGAAAGAGAACTTTAATCAGAAAATTGAAATTTATATTGCTGTGGGTAAAGAAGGTTTAACTCCAACCGCCATTCCGCGTGTAATGGAAGTTGATGCAAATTTATTGGCAGAAAAAATAAAACTTTCAAAAAGCAAAAACATTAAACTCTATTTCGATTATTTTCCCGAAGAAAACCACGGAACAATATTACATCCTGCGGTTGCCAATTCTTTTAAATTCTTTTATCCGATAGACAAAAAATAA
- a CDS encoding SRPBCC family protein, with protein sequence MKSNLLMNFTVDKENSTVNVKREFNASLANVWSAWTEAEILDKWWAPAPWKSRTKSMEFKEGGRRLYAMVGPEGEEHWAIADFTSISPKTNFKYSDAFSDNEGNINNDFPRSSWDVNFSENGDTTYVDIAIRHEKFSDLEKIIEMGFKEGFTIAMEGLDAVFAENSK encoded by the coding sequence ATGAAATCAAATCTTTTAATGAATTTTACTGTAGATAAAGAAAATAGTACCGTAAATGTAAAACGCGAATTCAACGCTTCACTTGCAAACGTTTGGTCTGCTTGGACAGAAGCAGAAATTCTAGACAAATGGTGGGCGCCTGCTCCTTGGAAATCAAGAACAAAAAGTATGGAATTTAAAGAAGGCGGCCGCAGATTGTACGCAATGGTTGGCCCTGAAGGCGAAGAACATTGGGCAATTGCCGATTTTACGTCGATTAGTCCGAAAACGAATTTCAAATATTCTGATGCTTTTTCAGACAATGAAGGAAATATAAATAATGATTTTCCGCGTTCAAGTTGGGATGTTAATTTTTCAGAAAATGGCGATACTACTTACGTCGATATTGCAATTAGACATGAAAAATTTTCTGATCTAGAAAAAATAATCGAAATGGGCTTTAAAGAAGGTTTCACAATTGCAATGGAAGGGTTAGACGCTGTTTTTGCTGAAAATTCGAAATAA
- a CDS encoding SRPBCC family protein produces MKTDLLMNFSVDKENKAVNVKREFDAPLSDVWSAWTEPEILDLWWAPAPFKSRTKSMEFKEGGKRLYAMVGPDGTERWSFFDYTSISPKTNFKHSATFCDADGNPNSEFGSSYWDITFSEQGELTVVDIHIKRDSFEELQKIIEMGFKQGFTSAMDSLDKIFEARK; encoded by the coding sequence ATGAAAACTGATTTGCTAATGAATTTTTCTGTAGACAAGGAAAATAAAGCCGTAAATGTAAAACGCGAATTTGATGCACCTTTGTCAGATGTTTGGTCTGCATGGACTGAGCCAGAAATTCTGGATTTGTGGTGGGCGCCAGCTCCGTTTAAATCCAGAACCAAAAGTATGGAATTTAAAGAAGGTGGAAAAAGACTGTACGCCATGGTTGGTCCTGACGGCACAGAACGCTGGAGTTTTTTTGATTATACTTCGATTTCTCCGAAAACAAATTTTAAACATTCTGCCACTTTTTGTGATGCTGACGGAAATCCGAATTCTGAATTTGGAAGCTCTTATTGGGATATTACCTTTTCTGAACAAGGCGAGTTAACCGTTGTCGATATTCATATCAAACGTGACAGTTTTGAAGAATTGCAAAAAATAATTGAAATGGGTTTCAAACAAGGATTTACATCTGCTATGGATAGTTTGGACAAAATCTTCGAAGCTCGAAAATAA
- a CDS encoding ArsR/SmtB family transcription factor, with protein MKRDIFQAIADPTRRAILVLISSTALTPNAIAEQFQTTRQAVSKHIKILNECDLLEEKKLGREIYYQLKIDKMKEVDQWLEQFKAIWEQRFSQLDQVLLNLKSKENEN; from the coding sequence ATGAAACGAGATATTTTTCAGGCAATTGCCGATCCGACGAGAAGAGCGATTTTGGTTTTGATTTCTTCGACTGCATTGACTCCAAATGCGATTGCGGAACAATTTCAAACTACTAGACAAGCCGTTTCTAAACACATTAAAATATTAAACGAATGTGATTTATTAGAAGAAAAAAAATTGGGCAGAGAAATTTATTATCAGCTCAAAATTGATAAAATGAAAGAAGTTGATCAATGGCTGGAACAATTTAAAGCAATTTGGGAACAGCGTTTTAGTCAGTTAGATCAAGTATTATTAAACTTAAAATCTAAAGAAAATGAAAACTGA
- a CDS encoding DUF1572 domain-containing protein: MKNTIEIASRFREVILNGTWIANTNYKDQLQNLDWKIAVTPIQNLNTIALLAQHIHYYIDGINNVFKGGTLDIKDKFSFDFPPINSQQEWENFLIKFWNDAEEFASLIEQITDEKLEENFVDVKYGSYRRNIEAMIEHSYYHLGQIVLIKKLLTN; the protein is encoded by the coding sequence ATGAAAAATACAATAGAAATTGCGAGTCGTTTTAGAGAAGTTATCCTAAACGGAACATGGATTGCCAATACTAATTACAAAGATCAGTTGCAAAATCTGGACTGGAAAATAGCCGTTACTCCTATTCAAAATTTAAATACCATCGCGCTTCTGGCACAACATATTCATTACTATATTGATGGAATAAACAATGTCTTCAAAGGTGGAACGCTGGATATAAAAGATAAATTCAGTTTTGATTTTCCTCCAATAAATTCTCAGCAAGAGTGGGAAAATTTTCTAATTAAATTCTGGAATGATGCTGAAGAATTTGCTTCTCTAATTGAACAAATAACTGATGAAAAACTCGAAGAAAATTTCGTAGATGTAAAATATGGTTCATACAGAAGAAACATTGAAGCAATGATTGAACATAGTTATTACCATTTAGGTCAAATCGTATTGATAAAAAAATTATTAACTAATTAG
- a CDS encoding DUF1624 domain-containing protein: protein MKRQPSIDIVRGIVMIIMALDHVRDLMHVDSIIQSPTDLATTSPLLFFTRFVTHLCAPTFVFLAGTSVYLSLQNKNDLAETRKFLLKRGIWLLILEFTIVNFGLFFDIGFHSVLFEVIAAIGFGFIVLSLLLKIRSQILGFIGLFILFFHNILPIIPFEENSVLKNILAPFFSPIVIPFSGRAFIMGYPPIPWLGIMLVGFATGKFFALAEEKRKNLFIKIGLSALALFVIIRFINIYGDPVLWTTQKDAVFTFLSFMNITKYPPSLLFCLVTLGIMFLLLAFAERFSNGIKKVALVYGKVPLFYFVVHFYVIHILTLLMLFAQGFTFSQFEFASGTFGRPKGAESGLSIWIIYIIWIFVVAILYKPCQWFGKYKAENQHWWLKYV from the coding sequence ATGAAACGACAACCATCAATCGACATTGTCCGCGGAATTGTAATGATTATTATGGCTCTTGACCATGTTCGGGATTTAATGCATGTCGATTCGATTATACAAAGTCCGACCGATTTGGCTACTACTTCGCCATTGTTGTTTTTTACGCGTTTTGTTACGCATTTATGTGCGCCGACTTTTGTTTTTCTTGCAGGAACTTCGGTTTATCTTTCGCTTCAAAACAAAAATGATTTAGCCGAAACGAGAAAATTTTTACTTAAAAGAGGAATTTGGTTGCTTATTCTTGAATTTACCATTGTCAATTTTGGATTGTTCTTCGATATTGGTTTTCATTCCGTTTTGTTTGAAGTGATTGCGGCAATTGGTTTTGGGTTTATTGTTTTAAGTTTACTGCTTAAAATCCGTTCTCAGATTTTAGGATTTATTGGACTTTTCATACTCTTTTTTCACAACATTTTACCAATTATTCCTTTTGAAGAAAATTCAGTTCTAAAAAACATTTTGGCGCCGTTTTTCAGTCCAATCGTAATTCCGTTTTCTGGAAGAGCATTTATTATGGGTTATCCGCCAATTCCGTGGCTTGGCATAATGCTAGTGGGTTTTGCAACTGGTAAATTCTTTGCATTGGCAGAAGAAAAAAGAAAAAATCTATTCATAAAAATTGGTTTAAGCGCTTTAGCTTTATTTGTCATAATTCGTTTTATAAATATTTATGGAGATCCAGTTTTATGGACAACACAAAAAGATGCCGTTTTTACCTTTTTATCTTTTATGAATATAACCAAATATCCGCCTTCTCTCCTATTTTGTCTGGTTACTTTGGGAATTATGTTTTTGCTTCTAGCTTTCGCAGAAAGATTCTCAAACGGAATCAAAAAAGTAGCTTTAGTTTACGGAAAAGTACCTTTGTTTTATTTTGTAGTTCACTTTTATGTCATTCATATTCTAACTCTTTTAATGCTTTTTGCGCAAGGTTTCACTTTTTCGCAATTCGAATTTGCGTCTGGAACTTTTGGAAGACCAAAAGGTGCTGAAAGCGGTTTATCGATTTGGATAATCTATATAATTTGGATTTTTGTTGTGGCAATTCTTTATAAACCTTGCCAATGGTTTGGAAAATATAAAGCTGAAAACCAGCATTGGTGGTTGAAATACGTTTAA